In the genome of Olsenella profusa DSM 13989, one region contains:
- a CDS encoding excinuclease ABC subunit UvrA yields MHATRHTHPAPSVIQVRGARVHNLKDVDVDVPLGRLVGVAGVSGSGKSSLALGVLYAEGSRRYMEALSTYTRRRLTQSARADVDAVLHVPAALALRQRPGIPDVRSTFGTQTELLNHLRLLFSRVGTYRCPSCGSDVGPSMNVSLERDLVCPACGHRFSGRGAEEMAFNSGGACPTCQGMGVLRVVDEATLVPDETKTIEEGAVRPWGSLMWSLMVDIARDMGVRTDVPFSELTPQERDVVFHGPAEKHHLLYHNEKTNTAGEMDFTYYNAVYSVENALSKVKDEKGLKRVARFLKEEACPECGGTRLCPEALSIRICGENLGQATERTLDELAAWLPGVAPTLPDDVRPMAEAIIGEMGEPILRLQELGLGYLSLDRASSTLSTGERQRVQLTRAVRNRTTGVLYVLDEPSIGLHPANVDGLLGVMDDLVADGNSVVVVDHDVRVLREVDHLIEVGPSSGDDGGRVIAQGTIEEVERTHGSRIAGFLTGERRVRARGRAHVEDVFAAGSIHLETGAIHTVRPLVVDVPRGRLACVTGVSGSGKTTLVLESLVPALRASLVGERLPGHVRLVDAGGIRRVTLIDATPIGANVRSTVATYSGVLDDLRRAFAGTTDAKRRGLRMGAFSYNTGSLRCPTCDGTGQISLDVQFLPDVDIPCPDCHGSRYAPEAWDVRRHTTRNAAGEKDGYVSLPELMEMTVDRALGRVGSLRKAKRKLRTLADLGLGYLTLGEATPALSGGEAQRLKLASEMGRRQDDALFVFDEPTIGLHPLDVEMLVRVLQRLVDAGATVVVIEHDLDMIANADWVIDMGPGGGEEGGRIVCADTPEGLAACAASITGRYLAPELGEAPA; encoded by the coding sequence ATGCATGCGACCCGTCACACCCATCCCGCACCGTCGGTCATCCAAGTGCGTGGCGCGCGCGTCCACAACCTCAAGGACGTCGATGTGGACGTGCCGCTCGGCAGGCTCGTGGGTGTTGCGGGCGTCTCGGGCTCGGGCAAGTCGAGCCTGGCCCTGGGCGTGCTCTATGCCGAGGGGTCACGGCGCTACATGGAGGCGCTCTCGACGTACACGCGCCGGCGCCTCACGCAGTCCGCGCGCGCGGACGTGGACGCGGTGCTTCATGTGCCGGCCGCGCTCGCCCTGCGGCAGCGGCCGGGCATTCCCGATGTGCGCTCCACCTTTGGCACGCAGACGGAACTCCTCAACCACCTGAGGCTGCTGTTCTCACGCGTCGGCACCTATCGTTGTCCCAGCTGCGGGTCGGACGTCGGCCCCTCCATGAACGTCTCGCTCGAGCGCGACCTCGTGTGCCCCGCCTGCGGCCATCGCTTCAGCGGCCGTGGTGCCGAGGAGATGGCCTTCAACTCCGGCGGGGCGTGCCCCACCTGCCAGGGGATGGGCGTGCTGCGTGTGGTGGACGAGGCCACGCTCGTGCCCGACGAGACGAAGACCATCGAGGAGGGGGCGGTCAGGCCCTGGGGCAGCCTCATGTGGAGCCTCATGGTGGACATCGCGCGTGACATGGGCGTGCGTACCGATGTGCCCTTCAGCGAGCTCACGCCCCAGGAGCGCGACGTCGTCTTCCATGGCCCAGCCGAGAAGCACCACCTCCTCTACCATAACGAGAAGACCAACACGGCCGGCGAGATGGACTTCACCTACTACAACGCCGTGTACTCGGTGGAGAACGCGCTCTCCAAGGTCAAGGACGAGAAGGGCCTCAAGCGCGTCGCCAGGTTCCTCAAGGAGGAGGCCTGTCCGGAATGCGGCGGCACGCGCCTGTGCCCAGAGGCGCTCTCCATCCGCATCTGCGGCGAGAACCTGGGCCAGGCGACCGAGAGGACCCTGGACGAGCTCGCGGCCTGGCTGCCGGGCGTGGCGCCCACGCTGCCGGACGACGTGCGCCCCATGGCCGAGGCCATCATCGGCGAGATGGGCGAGCCCATCCTCCGCCTGCAGGAGCTGGGACTGGGCTACCTCTCGCTGGACCGTGCGAGCTCCACGCTCTCCACGGGCGAGCGCCAGCGCGTGCAGCTCACCCGTGCCGTGCGCAACCGCACGACGGGCGTGCTCTACGTGCTGGACGAGCCGTCCATCGGCCTGCACCCGGCCAACGTGGACGGCCTGCTGGGCGTCATGGACGACCTCGTGGCGGACGGCAACTCCGTCGTGGTCGTGGACCACGACGTCCGCGTGCTGCGCGAGGTGGACCACCTCATCGAGGTCGGGCCGTCCTCCGGCGACGATGGGGGTCGGGTCATCGCGCAGGGCACAATCGAGGAGGTGGAGCGCACGCACGGCTCGCGCATCGCGGGCTTCCTCACGGGGGAGCGCAGGGTGCGCGCCCGCGGGCGCGCACATGTCGAGGACGTGTTCGCCGCGGGCTCCATCCACCTCGAGACCGGTGCCATCCACACGGTCAGGCCGCTGGTGGTGGACGTGCCGCGAGGGCGTCTCGCCTGCGTCACGGGCGTCTCGGGCTCCGGCAAGACCACCCTGGTGCTCGAGAGCCTCGTGCCGGCGCTGCGGGCATCCCTGGTGGGCGAGCGGCTGCCTGGGCACGTGCGGCTGGTGGATGCGGGTGGCATCAGGCGCGTGACGCTCATCGACGCCACGCCCATCGGGGCAAACGTGCGCTCCACGGTGGCCACGTACTCGGGTGTGCTGGACGACCTGCGCCGCGCCTTTGCCGGCACCACCGACGCCAAGAGACGCGGTCTCAGGATGGGGGCGTTCTCCTACAACACGGGAAGCCTGCGCTGTCCCACCTGCGACGGGACGGGTCAGATCTCGCTCGACGTGCAGTTTCTGCCCGATGTCGACATACCCTGTCCCGACTGCCACGGCAGCCGCTATGCGCCGGAGGCATGGGACGTGCGCCGCCACACCACGCGCAACGCCGCCGGGGAGAAGGACGGGTATGTCTCGCTGCCCGAGCTCATGGAGATGACGGTCGACCGGGCCCTGGGAAGGGTGGGGAGCCTCAGGAAGGCAAAAAGGAAGCTTCGGACGCTCGCGGACCTGGGTCTGGGCTACCTCACGCTTGGCGAGGCGACGCCGGCCCTCTCGGGTGGCGAGGCGCAGCGCCTCAAGCTCGCGAGCGAGATGGGCCGCAGGCAGGATGACGCGCTCTTCGTGTTCGACGAGCCCACGATCGGCCTGCACCCGCTCGATGTGGAGATGCTCGTGCGCGTGCTGCAGCGCCTGGTCGACGCGGGGGCCACGGTCGTCGTCATCGAGCACGACCTCGACATGATCGCCAATGCGGACTGGGTGATCGACATGGGTCCTGGCGGTGGCGAGGAGGGCGGTCGCATCGTGTGCGCGGACACGCCCGAGGGCCTTGCCGCCTGCGCGGCGTCCATCACGGGCCGCTATCTTGCCCCGGAGTTGGGTGAGGCCCCGGCATAG
- a CDS encoding ATP-dependent helicase has translation MPSFDEFQQSLFATGRAASAPASTPVPSPVVPRPVASRPTAHQATASPAVDLAGLNPAQRQAAETTHGPLLVLAGAGSGKTRVLTYRIAHMIADEGVRPWQVLAITFTNKAAAEMRERLNALLPAGTRGMWVCTFHAMCVRMLREDAGLLGYTPTFTIYDDDDSKRLVKSIMSDLDIDPRQFPLPAIRSLISQAKNALVLPDDLDAQANTPPTRAAARVYHVLQRRLEKANAMDFDDLLIKAFELLSRHSEVLERYQERFRQVSVDEYQDTNAVQYAITNLLAGKYRNLMVVGDDDQSIYSWRGADITNILNFKRDYPEAVVVKLEQNYRSFGHILNAANAVVRHNACREEKRLFTDRGDGERVQVFQAADERDEGRWIGAEIERLHDAGTSYDDVAVFYRTNAQSRILEDMFLRAGVPYKIVGGTRFFDRAEIRDVMAYLKLVVNPNDDVSALRVVNTPRRGIGTTSIRKVQAYAAEMGLSLFEAAEACIAEPGIVGAKVQTGLAEFTGTIEAARHYAGELARVVELIVDKAGLVRALEAEQSVEADGRIENIREFFSVAQEFDESHDDAAATLESLQQLREAGALDGAGTAPAASVAVEPEVPPVAAEKLPAFMEWLALRSDLDSLSGESSAITMMTVHSAKGLEFPVVFVAGMEEGIFPHRGKEDDPASVEEERRLAYVAITRAEERLYLTYASTRHVFGSVQTNPRSRFLNEIPEADVTAIGVGSSGLTGVGWAKRGDRHGTYGSGRGSEVYGGNVFGSRTRSTGGGPTVQRSVPIRKDAAKAAESFAPGDKVSHKTFGPGVVRAASGDTIEVYFSRTGKTKKLMRGFAPIVRIEG, from the coding sequence ATGCCCAGCTTCGACGAATTCCAGCAGAGCCTGTTCGCGACCGGGCGGGCAGCCTCGGCACCAGCATCGACGCCTGTCCCTAGTCCGGTCGTGCCGCGACCCGTGGCCTCGCGCCCCACGGCGCACCAGGCGACGGCATCCCCTGCCGTTGACCTTGCGGGCCTCAACCCCGCCCAGCGCCAGGCGGCCGAGACCACGCATGGCCCGCTGTTGGTGCTCGCGGGGGCTGGCTCGGGCAAGACGCGAGTGCTCACCTACCGCATCGCGCACATGATTGCCGACGAGGGCGTGCGACCCTGGCAGGTGCTGGCCATCACGTTTACCAACAAGGCGGCCGCCGAGATGCGCGAGCGCCTGAACGCGTTGCTCCCCGCCGGCACGCGTGGCATGTGGGTGTGCACCTTCCATGCCATGTGCGTGCGCATGTTGCGCGAGGACGCAGGGCTGCTCGGCTACACGCCAACCTTCACCATCTACGATGACGATGACTCGAAGCGCCTGGTCAAGTCCATCATGAGCGATCTTGACATAGATCCCCGACAGTTCCCGCTGCCCGCCATCCGCTCCCTGATCAGCCAGGCCAAGAACGCCCTGGTGCTGCCGGACGACCTCGACGCCCAGGCCAACACGCCCCCCACGCGCGCCGCCGCCCGCGTCTACCATGTGCTGCAGCGCCGCCTGGAGAAGGCCAACGCCATGGACTTCGACGACCTGCTCATCAAGGCGTTCGAGCTGCTCTCCAGGCATTCCGAGGTGCTCGAGCGCTACCAGGAGCGCTTTCGCCAGGTCAGTGTGGACGAGTATCAGGACACCAATGCCGTGCAGTATGCGATCACCAACCTCTTGGCCGGCAAGTACCGGAACCTCATGGTGGTGGGCGATGACGACCAGTCCATCTACAGCTGGCGTGGTGCGGACATCACCAACATCCTCAACTTCAAGCGCGACTATCCCGAGGCCGTGGTGGTCAAGCTCGAGCAGAACTACCGCTCCTTCGGTCATATCCTCAATGCCGCCAACGCCGTGGTGCGCCACAACGCATGCCGCGAGGAGAAGCGCCTGTTCACCGACCGCGGTGACGGCGAGAGGGTCCAGGTGTTCCAGGCGGCCGACGAGCGGGACGAGGGGCGCTGGATCGGTGCGGAGATCGAGAGGCTCCACGACGCAGGCACCAGCTACGATGATGTGGCCGTGTTCTATCGCACCAACGCGCAGTCGCGCATCCTCGAGGACATGTTCCTGCGCGCAGGGGTGCCCTACAAGATCGTGGGCGGCACGCGCTTCTTCGACCGCGCGGAGATACGCGACGTGATGGCCTACCTCAAGCTGGTCGTCAATCCCAACGACGACGTCAGCGCCCTGCGTGTGGTCAACACGCCGCGCCGCGGCATCGGCACCACGTCCATCCGCAAGGTGCAGGCCTATGCTGCCGAGATGGGCCTCTCCCTCTTCGAGGCGGCGGAGGCGTGCATCGCGGAGCCGGGCATCGTGGGTGCCAAGGTGCAGACTGGCCTGGCCGAGTTCACGGGCACCATCGAGGCGGCACGTCACTATGCGGGCGAGCTCGCCCGTGTGGTGGAGCTGATCGTGGACAAGGCCGGCCTCGTCCGCGCCTTGGAGGCCGAGCAGAGCGTGGAGGCCGACGGCCGCATCGAGAACATCCGCGAGTTCTTCTCGGTGGCACAAGAGTTCGACGAGTCTCATGATGACGCTGCCGCAACGCTCGAGTCGCTGCAGCAGCTGCGCGAGGCGGGCGCCCTCGATGGGGCTGGGACAGCGCCTGCCGCATCCGTGGCGGTGGAGCCAGAGGTCCCGCCCGTGGCCGCCGAGAAGCTTCCCGCCTTCATGGAGTGGCTGGCCCTTCGCTCCGACCTCGACTCCCTCTCGGGTGAGTCGAGCGCCATCACGATGATGACGGTGCACTCCGCCAAGGGCCTGGAGTTTCCCGTGGTCTTCGTCGCGGGCATGGAGGAGGGTATCTTCCCACACCGCGGCAAGGAGGATGACCCCGCTAGCGTCGAGGAGGAGCGCCGGTTGGCCTATGTGGCCATCACGCGTGCGGAGGAGCGCCTCTACCTCACCTATGCCTCCACGCGCCACGTGTTTGGCTCCGTGCAGACCAACCCGCGCAGCCGCTTTCTCAACGAGATCCCCGAGGCGGACGTCACGGCCATCGGCGTGGGTTCCTCGGGCCTCACGGGCGTGGGTTGGGCCAAGCGGGGCGACCGCCACGGAACCTATGGCTCGGGCAGGGGCTCGGAGGTCTATGGCGGCAACGTCTTTGGCTCGCGCACGCGCTCCACGGGTGGTGGGCCCACCGTACAGCGTTCCGTCCCCATCCGCAAGGACGCTGCCAAGGCGGCCGAGAGCTTCGCTCCCGGTGACAAGGTCTCGCACAAGACCTTCGGCCCCGGTGTGGTGAGGGCGGCCTCGGGTGACACCATCGAGGTCTACTTCTCGCGCACGGGCAAGACCAAGAAGCTCATGAGGGGCTTTGCCCCCATCGTCAGGATCGAGGGGTAG
- a CDS encoding SPFH domain-containing protein: MSTIESTPTETDNVERKLKAPSGWAMLLVALVTLALAIATLVGFIMTVASLPYEDAPLPSVGVAQLLGFLVLTALLLVMCNGFFTIQPGQARVCVLFGRYVGTVRDEGLHWANPFFSRSLGRTSDNDAPSPFVKGIPAAKGHMHGSKVSLRARTHEGERIKVNDRMGNPIEIATVVVWHVADTAKAIFNVDDYESYVSMQVETALRHVASIYAYDHMEDDDRATTITLRSNIEEVSDSLRRELSRKLGIAGIAVDDAHLTHLAYAPEIAQAMLRRQQADAIIAARKKIVEGAVSMVDMALSQLSDEGIVDFDDDRKAVMASNLMVVLCGESEAQPVVNTGSLYQ; the protein is encoded by the coding sequence ATGAGCACCATCGAGAGCACCCCCACCGAGACGGACAACGTCGAGCGCAAGCTCAAGGCTCCCTCCGGGTGGGCCATGCTGCTGGTAGCCCTCGTCACCCTCGCGCTGGCGATCGCCACCCTGGTCGGCTTCATCATGACGGTGGCGAGCCTCCCCTACGAGGACGCCCCCCTGCCGTCCGTGGGCGTGGCACAGCTCCTGGGCTTTCTTGTGCTGACCGCCCTCCTGCTCGTCATGTGCAACGGATTCTTCACCATACAGCCCGGACAGGCGCGGGTCTGCGTGCTCTTTGGCAGGTACGTGGGAACCGTCCGTGACGAGGGCCTGCACTGGGCCAACCCGTTCTTCTCGCGCAGCCTGGGGCGCACGAGCGACAACGACGCACCCTCCCCATTCGTCAAGGGCATCCCCGCCGCGAAGGGCCACATGCACGGCTCCAAGGTGTCGCTGCGCGCCCGCACGCACGAGGGCGAGCGCATCAAGGTCAACGACAGGATGGGCAATCCCATCGAGATAGCGACCGTCGTGGTATGGCACGTGGCCGACACCGCCAAGGCCATCTTCAACGTGGACGACTATGAGAGCTACGTCTCTATGCAGGTGGAGACGGCCCTACGCCATGTGGCGAGCATCTACGCCTACGACCACATGGAGGACGACGATAGGGCCACGACCATCACCCTGCGCTCCAACATCGAGGAGGTGTCGGACTCCCTGAGGCGCGAGCTCTCCCGCAAGCTCGGCATCGCCGGCATCGCCGTGGACGACGCACACCTCACCCACCTGGCCTATGCACCCGAGATCGCCCAGGCGATGCTCCGCCGCCAGCAGGCCGATGCCATCATCGCCGCGCGCAAGAAGATCGTCGAGGGCGCCGTGAGCATGGTGGACATGGCCCTCTCGCAGCTCTCGGACGAGGGCATCGTGGACTTCGACGACGACCGCAAGGCCGTCATGGCATCCAACCTCATGGTGGTCCTCTGTGGCGAGTCCGAGGCCCAGCCCGTTGTCAACACCGGCTCGCTCTACCAGTAG
- a CDS encoding mechanosensitive ion channel family protein: MDGLTHMTILGMTATDLLSRIIYLGVVVIIALVVQKALVRGMHRAFDRSNLPSATIFINIMRGILWAIALLVVMQPVFGVSPTGFVAALGVGSVVISFGLQATVSNIVSGLGLMLGKVVQPGDEVTIGTFTGTVTDVTWRHTIVSMRNGTEQVIPNSVLNTSALTRRTAWDAGDCALTLYVRRDAQLDAVEADVIEAGKRVLADTLDPALATSVIFDQIRPDCLVATAHFHLKNEQIVAIARDLMVRELANRSWMVLEAFQPAADLQSKGG, encoded by the coding sequence ATGGATGGGCTGACTCATATGACCATCTTGGGCATGACGGCCACCGACCTGCTCAGCCGCATCATCTATCTGGGTGTCGTGGTCATCATCGCCTTGGTTGTGCAGAAGGCGCTTGTGCGGGGCATGCACAGGGCGTTCGACCGTTCCAATCTGCCATCGGCCACCATCTTCATCAACATCATGCGTGGGATCCTCTGGGCCATTGCGCTGCTCGTGGTCATGCAGCCAGTCTTTGGTGTGAGTCCCACCGGCTTTGTCGCCGCCCTGGGCGTTGGCTCCGTGGTCATCTCGTTCGGCCTGCAGGCGACGGTCTCCAACATCGTGTCTGGTCTGGGACTCATGCTGGGCAAGGTCGTGCAGCCGGGCGACGAGGTCACCATTGGCACGTTCACGGGCACCGTGACGGACGTCACCTGGCGTCATACCATCGTGAGCATGCGCAATGGGACCGAGCAGGTCATTCCCAACTCCGTGCTCAATACGTCGGCCCTGACGCGCCGTACCGCCTGGGATGCCGGGGACTGCGCGCTGACCCTCTACGTCCGCCGTGACGCCCAGCTGGACGCCGTCGAGGCGGATGTCATCGAGGCGGGCAAGCGCGTGCTTGCCGACACGCTCGACCCCGCCCTTGCCACAAGCGTGATCTTTGATCAGATCCGTCCGGACTGTCTGGTGGCCACCGCGCACTTCCACCTGAAGAACGAGCAGATCGTTGCCATTGCACGCGACCTGATGGTGCGCGAGCTCGCCAACCGCAGCTGGATGGTCCTCGAGGCCTTCCAGCCCGCTGCGGACCTGCAAAGCAAGGGAGGCTAG
- a CDS encoding S-ribosylhomocysteine lyase has product MEKIASFTIDHLRLEPGVYVSRVDSWQGVDVTTFDLRLTAPNREPVMDTAAVHAIEHLGATFLRNDAEWSERVVYFGPMGCRTGFYLLLFGDVAPQDVTSLVTRLFEFVASFEGEVPGARPRECGNWHDSDLMQAQWWARRYLYHTLQGIDEAHMTYPTR; this is encoded by the coding sequence ATGGAGAAGATCGCCAGCTTTACCATTGACCACCTGCGCCTGGAACCCGGTGTGTACGTGAGCCGCGTCGACTCGTGGCAAGGAGTGGATGTGACGACCTTCGACCTGCGCCTGACGGCACCCAACCGCGAGCCGGTCATGGACACGGCCGCCGTCCATGCCATCGAGCATCTGGGCGCCACCTTCCTGCGCAACGATGCCGAATGGTCCGAGCGCGTGGTCTACTTTGGCCCCATGGGCTGTCGCACGGGCTTCTATCTGCTTCTCTTTGGTGATGTGGCGCCCCAGGACGTGACGTCGCTCGTCACGCGCCTCTTTGAGTTCGTTGCGTCCTTCGAGGGCGAGGTGCCGGGCGCCCGTCCACGGGAGTGTGGCAACTGGCACGACAGTGACCTCATGCAGGCCCAATGGTGGGCGCGTCGCTATCTGTACCATACCCTGCAGGGCATTGACGAGGCGCACATGACCTATCCCACGCGCTGA
- a CDS encoding 5'-methylthioadenosine/adenosylhomocysteine nucleosidase, which translates to MKIGIIGAMDVEVSYLKRQLTDTSVTTHGGMEFCEGRLEGVPAVVVKCGVGKVNAALCVQVLTDLFGITCVINTGVAGSLDSAIGIGDIVVSTDAVEHDYDVSPLGYAPGQVPGFDVLAFPADGTLRETAIRAVAQAAPDVRAFEGRVASGDQFIAGGDQRERITAVFRARCAEMEGAAIAHAAYVNGLPFVVIRAISDRADGTSTMDYAAFERVAARHCAQIVGCMVSLLKA; encoded by the coding sequence ATGAAGATTGGCATCATTGGCGCAATGGACGTCGAGGTTTCCTATCTCAAGCGGCAGCTCACGGACACCTCCGTCACCACGCATGGTGGCATGGAGTTCTGCGAGGGCAGGCTTGAGGGAGTCCCTGCCGTGGTGGTCAAGTGCGGTGTGGGCAAGGTGAACGCAGCCCTCTGCGTGCAGGTGCTCACCGACCTCTTTGGGATCACCTGCGTCATCAACACGGGCGTGGCTGGTTCGCTGGACTCTGCCATCGGCATCGGAGACATCGTGGTCTCCACCGACGCCGTCGAGCATGACTACGACGTCTCGCCCCTGGGATACGCCCCAGGTCAGGTTCCTGGCTTTGACGTGCTGGCCTTTCCTGCGGATGGCACGCTGCGCGAGACGGCCATACGGGCGGTCGCGCAGGCGGCGCCCGACGTGCGCGCGTTCGAGGGGCGCGTGGCCTCGGGGGACCAGTTCATCGCGGGGGGAGACCAACGCGAGCGCATCACCGCAGTCTTCCGGGCGCGCTGTGCCGAGATGGAGGGTGCCGCCATCGCGCATGCCGCCTACGTGAACGGACTGCCCTTCGTGGTGATTCGTGCCATCAGCGACAGGGCGGACGGCACCTCCACCATGGACTATGCTGCCTTCGAGAGGGTGGCGGCCCGCCACTGCGCCCAGATCGTGGGATGCATGGTCTCGCTGCTCAAGGCCTAG
- a CDS encoding DegV family protein, producing MNEQRIAIITDSGTDTGATFCRKHDVRVLPLRINYSNGDTYRSGVDIDSHEVIRRFGEEVPTTSLPSPDEILETLRQAKRDGYERAVIITIASALSATNQTAQLMAEQMDDFPCLVFDTRNIGMVAGMVVMRAVEYVEGGVPFEGLEDRLREDARRTSIFFAVKSLDYLYKGGRISAAIYRVGSVLNIKPVLTCDENGAYVIAKKAHGWDRALGTLVRSVALKANRFTHVRLAICCTEVTRHMREELERHIRKAVNAHIDCLLYHDLKPDLIVHTGPDLVGMGVQGL from the coding sequence ATGAACGAGCAGCGCATTGCGATCATCACCGACTCCGGCACGGACACGGGAGCCACGTTCTGCCGCAAGCATGATGTGCGCGTGCTGCCCCTGCGCATCAACTACTCCAATGGTGACACCTACAGAAGTGGCGTCGACATCGATAGCCATGAGGTCATCAGGCGCTTTGGCGAGGAGGTTCCCACCACATCCCTCCCCTCGCCGGACGAGATCCTGGAGACGTTGCGACAGGCCAAGCGTGACGGCTACGAGCGCGCCGTCATCATCACCATCGCCAGCGCCCTCTCCGCAACCAATCAGACGGCGCAGCTGATGGCGGAGCAGATGGATGACTTCCCCTGCCTGGTGTTCGACACCAGGAACATCGGCATGGTGGCCGGCATGGTGGTCATGCGCGCCGTGGAATACGTGGAGGGGGGCGTCCCCTTCGAGGGGCTCGAGGACCGCCTGCGGGAGGATGCCCGGCGGACCAGCATCTTCTTCGCCGTGAAGTCCCTCGACTATCTGTACAAGGGCGGACGCATCAGCGCCGCCATCTATCGCGTGGGAAGCGTGCTCAACATCAAGCCCGTGCTCACCTGCGACGAGAACGGCGCCTACGTGATCGCCAAGAAGGCGCACGGTTGGGACCGCGCGCTGGGCACGCTCGTGAGGTCCGTCGCGCTCAAGGCCAATCGCTTCACCCACGTACGTCTCGCCATCTGTTGCACCGAGGTCACGCGCCATATGCGCGAGGAGCTCGAGAGGCACATCCGCAAGGCGGTCAACGCCCACATCGACTGCCTCCTCTATCACGACCTCAAGCCCGACCTCATCGTGCACACGGGACCGGACCTGGTGGGCATGGGCGTTCAGGGCCTCTAG
- a CDS encoding Tim44 domain-containing protein, with protein sequence MKRIHALCALVTSVIVLGTLLALAPVGTGSTHTMMPSPTMALASAGGGGASGGGGGGGGSSSGLSGTGTSSYGGSSGHPVADLLSTLALPFVLAGGVIVFTAKLHARRRETLQDIRQAGKADASWSYKELKGRVEETFYALQDGWTKGDLSGLERYLSDRLLEEWQTRLEWMRVRHEHDVLKQIRLDSVVPVEMRDEVGQDRDCVWFYMKSHMVDYIEDTETGDFVRGITRPAKLVEWWRFTRKDDAWVLDRILSEKDGRQLLDGRLI encoded by the coding sequence ATGAAGCGTATCCATGCCCTGTGCGCCCTTGTCACGTCGGTCATCGTCCTCGGCACGCTGCTGGCCCTTGCTCCCGTGGGTACAGGGTCGACGCATACGATGATGCCGTCGCCCACGATGGCGCTTGCCTCTGCCGGTGGCGGCGGTGCCTCCGGTGGTGGAGGAGGTGGCGGCGGAAGCTCGAGCGGCTTGAGTGGCACAGGCACCTCGTCCTACGGTGGCTCGTCGGGCCATCCCGTCGCCGACCTCCTCTCCACGCTGGCGCTTCCCTTCGTGCTTGCGGGAGGGGTCATCGTCTTCACGGCCAAGCTCCATGCGAGGAGGCGGGAGACGCTGCAGGACATACGCCAGGCGGGCAAGGCGGATGCCTCGTGGAGCTACAAGGAGCTCAAGGGGCGCGTGGAGGAGACGTTCTATGCCCTCCAGGACGGCTGGACCAAAGGCGACCTGAGCGGTTTGGAGCGCTATCTCTCCGATCGCCTGCTCGAGGAGTGGCAGACGCGTCTGGAGTGGATGAGGGTGCGCCATGAGCACGACGTCCTCAAGCAGATTCGCCTTGACTCCGTCGTGCCCGTCGAGATGCGTGACGAGGTGGGCCAGGACAGGGACTGCGTCTGGTTCTACATGAAGTCCCACATGGTCGACTACATCGAGGACACCGAGACGGGTGACTTCGTGAGGGGCATCACCAGACCGGCCAAGCTCGTCGAATGGTGGCGCTTCACGCGCAAGGACGACGCGTGGGTCCTTGACAGGATCCTCTCCGAGAAGGATGGTCGCCAGCTGCTGGACGGGAGGCTGATCTGA